taggctcatttgggctCGCGGAAACCAGAATGAAACTGCTGGGCTTATAAGCTGGCTAGGCAGGGAACTCTGGAGGCGGTTTCATCGAGAGTTTCCTTGAGCACCTGTAGTCTATATTGCCCGTTTGGTGTTCATGCGATGAGACGGGATTGCTTTGAGTTCTTTCTGCAGAAGGCTCTCTCTGGCTTAAGggggaatcatctcagcaccttcttctccgCTGCCCTACTCTCTCCGGGCAAAGGTTTACACATCTGGGGTCGCACTTTTTAGCTACAactgcggatattgcgggttcaaatatcacacacctgatGGCATTCATCAGTAGCATGAAGTGGTTAATAAATACGAACGTAATTAGccctgttggtcgtcatccaaTAATTCTTTTTCTTCTACTTCCAACCAAAAAAAGTGCAAGCATTCCTTACTTGCAGAAAAACTCATAAGACGGACAACAAAACAATATGAAAAATCAACTTGAATTTCGAGCCACTTTAAACTGACAAAATATtgactaacaaaaacaaaattcaatgtgCTACAAAAATGTATACTCAAAATCTTTCCAAGAACTctcattaaaaagtttgaaattttgatgtaagtttgttgaatatttttaaatttcctacaaaattgaaactttaagttatattggtttttgttgtggtataaatcgtaatttcataaaaaaaagcgAGTCATTGCTTTGTAACAAAaccaaacagaaaactgtcgtaCTTTCTTCTAATACTTGGAAGAAAagcgttcggttgatggtcggtattattacaggacacagccAATGGGGTCAGCTTAGAGAAGCCAGACAGCACTGAGTATTttcgaattttgggttccgatgtcatgagaatgattaatattcgttctctcaaactggagcaTATTTTTAGATTTGCCAAGGAATCTGGATAATCTCACAACACTATCTATCTCTGTAGCTGTCTCTGTCTCTACCCTATCCTATATCTTTCCTTCTGTCACTTTTCTCCCTTCCTTCTTCACTAtcaacccttttactttccagagcttcgaaTGCAATgggcctgagtgttttaggaattACCAATCTTTCGGTGCTTCTAGCCTCGCcttttacaaatttcattaaatcgcgctgctgttattgtgaacacaaatacaaatgtaataaataacgcaaaaataaaaattcaatcataaCGAATTTTCCTAACAAATATATGTAAGCATCTATTTTCAATTAAACACTTATTGTATTCATACAATTTTCCTAAATTTCCGAGCAAGAAATGAGATCACATTTATACGCTACAAATACGCTAAGTCGTACATTAGTTACTgcgttataaaaaatatttaagctcAAAATGATAAGAATTTGCTCGAATTGTTTCGTCTAGTGAAGGCTCTAAACAAACTAGATCCATTCCATACCACTTGAACAGTAATCGTCATCGTCGTCGTCGTTGTAATATTGAAGATGTTTAACATCCTTACCTTGTTGGCCAATATTGGTGCGCGGCAATGTGGCGTACGGGTTGACCGCAGGCCTCTGTGGCGCATACGAAACCGGCGACTTGGGGGCAGCGGCTGGTGGGCCAGAAGCAGCTCCGAAGGGTCTAGCGTATCCCTGATTGACCTACAAGCAAAGACGTttacatattaaaattatatattcgctAATGCTATTCCATAGCAGTCAAATGTCTAAATCCACACAGAACTATTTTTGAATTAGAAGGCAGTTAATTATAACAACAACTAAACGAGCTCCAAACAAGTTACAGCTTAGACAAAGCCTTAGGTCGTTTCTGAGTCGATGCGCTCACTTACCTTATAGTTGATGTTTACACCCTTACCAGGCGGAACGACACTACGGATGACGCTGCCCGTTAAGGTAACGTATTCACCGAATGGCTGGTCGTTCAGCGAGTCATCAAGTGCCGATGATTGATTTGCCAACATTGCTGATGTGATCTCTTTGGCTGTGTCGTGGGTATTTTCCGACTCACTTAACTGTCCACCTTCGCAGCGATTGCTActcttgctgttgctgctgctgttactgTTGGCAGTGTCTAAAGAGGTCGCGTTATTGATTATTGCActaattgctgttgttgttggtggcggTAGGGAAACTGCTGGTGGGGATGTCGCCGATGCTGTTGCTGCTTTGGCAACCTGCTGGCAtggattaaaatttaataaattagggGGCGTCGTTGCTATGGCAGCAACAACCGAAGGGTGTGTGGTTTTTGACTTTGCTGTTGCTGCGGCTGTGGCTGTGGCTGAGGATGTGACTGCGACTGCGGCTGTGGTTGTGCTTGTTGAGTTTAAGTTTTGAATTGATTGTGGATGAGCGACCGCTGATATCTGTGTTGTTGGTTGGTATGGTGGGGCGGTGTCATTTAAGCGATTCTGACTGTTATTTGTAACGATAGTTTTGTTTGAGTTTTTACTATTGAAACTGTTGTTTGGGGAATTGTCAAGAAATAGCggatttgtttgtgttttattgttattgctgtgtGTTAGCAACTTGTTGGAATACTCCTtcaaaaatttgctataaactccACCTGACGGTGAATTTTTGCTACCAACACCACTTCCCGCTAAACCACCGCCATTGCCATACTGATTTTGTGAATTCAtatcattttcattttgttgccGATGCGGCTGTTGAATCATCTGTATTGGTAGAGACGGCGGTAGCGGTGGAGGCGGTGGTGGTGACGACAGTGAACTAATATCCGCGTCTCTGCTAATGCCACACACCGAAGAAGACGACGATGAGGTTTGACGAGAATGCAACGACGTAGTAGAAGCGTAACCACTGGACTTTTCATCCACTGCAACGGCGGATCCTGCCATTGACGTTGGTGGCGTTCCCTCTATACCCTCTACAATGGCTAGATTGTGAATTGAATGTGCTTCCGATGACATGGACGGGCTATTGGAAGTATTCGAAAGCGTTGAGAGGCTGCTGCtatttgtgcgtgtgtgttgTAATTGTTGCTTCGTGTCGGTTGTGTTATCGTCAATATAGCCACGGCATTGGCTATCGATTTCTAGCTGTTGCAGCAAGGTGGGCGAGGGAGGCGGTGGCAGTGGTAAGTCAGTATTGTCCTCTTTATTTGCATCGGTCCATTCGTGAAGCTGTGCTCCCTGGAggtgttattttttcaaaggCGAAGCGGCAATGTTAGTCGGTTAGTAAACGCACAACAGCGAACAAAGCGAAAAAATCATCCGGCGGCAAGTAACAGCAAgaacaaaaaatgcgaaaaaaagaacataaattATCAATATTGGCTAAGTTCTGttagttggttttttttttaatttatggagcACGAATACATATTAAGGCTATTCACAATTAAATGCCTAAAACCTGACATCATTACACTGGCAAATTAGCGtggcaacacaacaacaaaacgtaTATATTAGCTTAGGGAAAAAGTAATCCATTATTTTcgcggtagatggctgtagtgatcgatatcttgtcaagtatcgatcaaataatttcaagtttgtgctcgttgtcaaggtgacatttcacactaaaatcaGTCTTttgctagcaaaaaaaaaaaaaacaaaaaaacaaaattctaaagaaaacacCTCAGCTAATTTATGGCTATTTTACTGAAGTTAGAGTCTTATAGCTCTGACTGGAAGCACCCgcttgttaatttaaaaaaagggcaaataatcaaataaataagattatattttttcatttgtttacacCAATTTTTTTAGCCCTTTATTtcccgtttgtggaacaacataaagacgcacgccatatataggaggaggagctcggccaaacacctaagagaagtgtcaattatttaaatgtttttttttattttttattcctaaATTTAGTTCTCTAATATGGATCGGATATCGTCGAATTTAGAACTATAGAAAAATAGGAAACTTTCAAACTAATTTAAATTGATTACTGCCTGTGAAGTGTCACTGATTTCGATCCACATTcaactttcaataaaattttgaatgctatttaaatttgtttaattattttaacacaGATTATACGATTTATGGAAGGAAGCTGGTCCCTAGAAAGGCGTAAactagcaattttttttccgcatctgttcatacaataatttttgcaatttctgaGGTCGAGCGATCGCATCGTCACCAactgttttcttaaataataatcATTGAAGATTAATGCTTTTTGCGGCTTTAATTATGATTTCTTCATTATTGAATGAAGAATAGTTGCTGAATGCGTAAAGCTTATTCGCTATTTCATAGTTTATTTATAGCACCGCAATGAGTCGAAACGACTCCACTCAATATCGGATTTATTTGGCAAAGCTGTACTTCTGCATTTAGCATTTTGGGTCAAGGTCAATTCATACGAAAATTCACGAAGTGTTAACACTGAAACAATTATTTCCGCGATAGGTTTTTCGCCAGCATGAAGGAGTTTTCCAAAAGTTGCACACAAGAGTTGATGGCCATGGTGTTATGTAATGAAATCACACACAATCCtgtgagaaatattttattttctttgaaaacaCAGCACTTTTTCGAGAAAATTCGCTAAAGTTCCTAGAAGAATAGGAATTAAAAATTGTCGTTTTGTGGAATTATTTAAATCGTTATCTCTTTGAATTTGGTAtattaaaattcaacaaataaaatattaaagttgTCGTATGCGCTGCAGCGGTCGGCAAGAGCACGGACCACCATTCGAACGCGTTGGATAAAAGCAAACTAAGAGCTTGCCAATTACATCGAAATCACTGCAACGGTACGTGTGATTTATTCGTCAATAAGTGCCAACGCGACTGCAAAACACTTTGTACAAAGGCGGTGGGAGCGAAAGCAATTAGAAGGGCGCTGATCGTGACGTGCATTTACTTTGTTAACATAGAAATCTCTTTGATCAATGCATCCTATTCTAAGACAAAGTCTTCATTTTTAATTACCACTAAATTGTGTTGGATCACGTATaggattaaaaatcaaattctgAATCATTGAATATTTCAtagatatacacacatacatatatatgtgcataccaTAGAGTAGAGCGAATGGAATTAAAGCGCTTACTAAGTCACTCGTATTCTTCTCCTATCTAACAGTCCAACCACTCAGTGGCTTTGTAAACATAACATTCGTTGGCAAATCTAACAGTCCAACCCCTCAGTGGCTCTGTAAACATAAAATGCGTTAGCATTTAAGTGAAAAAAGTCAAGTGAATGAGTGAATCACATTTTTAAGTGATTGATTTGAATAACGAGTGGATGAcatctttgatattttttatggacCAATTGAAAACTAGTCCTATAATTACAAATATGTTTGATGAAGTTGCGAACACCGTTGGAAAGCAAAATTTCTTACAAGTTTTTCGTCTCCTGTAACACCTATGAGGcgttccttggagtgtttgagggaaAGAATCTGCGGTAGATGTTTGGACCCTTTCGCGTTGGTGATGGCGAAAATCATAACCATAGGCGATGGAATACTGAGCTGTATGAACTGCCGAACGATGACATGacaagatccagcggcttcgttggctgggtcatgtcatccgaatgaatacaaagattccggttctgaaagtattcgaagcgGTACCAGCTGCTGGTAGCATGAAAAAAGGAAGTCCTCCTCTgcattgaaaagatcaggtggaaaaggacttggtttcactcgATGTGTCCAACTGGGGCCGGTTAGCAGGAGAAAGAAACGTTCAACTGggccaaaattgcgtaaacggttatagcgccaatcaagaaaaaaaattgtcgccTATCATTTAATTTGGACGACAGTTTTTGACAATCCATTTAGTGACTATTTCCACGGGTTCTTTCTTATCACTCTAATTCACTTCAATGGTTATATTTTCTTc
The sequence above is drawn from the Anastrepha obliqua isolate idAnaObli1 chromosome 4, idAnaObli1_1.0, whole genome shotgun sequence genome and encodes:
- the LOC129245026 gene encoding PDZ and LIM domain protein Zasp isoform X5, which codes for MAQPQLLQIKLSRFDAQPWGFRLQGGVDFATPLVVQKVNGGSLAESAGLIPGDAVLKINDVDVYNLRHKEAQDVVVRSGNNFVLTVQRGGSTWRPHIAPTGNLPQPQQNSPYLQTVTKTSLAHKQQEGQHIGCGYNNAARPFANGGDGSVKSIVNKQYNTPVGIYSDESIAETLSAQAEVLAGGVLGVNFKKNEKEYQADKSEVLKFLREEETGHSTPAPHQDHQHHQQHHHQQQQQQLPPQQQQHYQPSATRHVSAPVNAPKPPSTGGLPTGQNICHECERLITGVFVRIKDKNLHVECFKCATCGTSLKNQGYYNFNNKLYCDIHAKLAAMQHPPSGTDGYVPVPIKPNTKLSANTISSALNAHGFSDIPYSNGGSAKPSPVPGAQLHEWTDANKEDNTDLPLPPPPSPTLLQQLEIDSQCRGYIDDNTTDTKQQLQHTRTNSSSLSTLSNTSNSPSMSSEAHSIHNLAIVEGIEGTPPTSMAGSAVAVDEKSSGYASTTSLHSRQTSSSSSSVCGISRDADISSLSSPPPPPPLPPSLPIQMIQQPHRQQNENDMNSQNQYGNGGGLAGSGVGSKNSPSGGVYSKFLKEYSNKLLTHSNNNKTQTNPLFLDNSPNNSFNSKNSNKTIVTNNSQNRLNDTAPPYQPTTQISAVAHPQSIQNLNSTSTTTAAVAVTSSATATAAATAKSKTTHPSVVAAIATTPPNLLNFNPCQQVAKAATASATSPPAVSLPPPTTTAISAIINNATSLDTANSNSSSNSKSSNRCEGGQLSESENTHDTAKEITSAMLANQSSALDDSLNDQPFGEYVTLTGSVIRSVVPPGKGVNINYKVNQGYARPFGAASGPPAAAPKSPVSYAPQRPAVNPYATLPRTNIGQQGYAYY